In Methanosarcina barkeri MS, a single window of DNA contains:
- the ribH gene encoding 6,7-dimethyl-8-ribityllumazine synthase: MTISLGFVVAEFNRDLTYQMELLGREHAEFLGATVKETILVPGAFDMPLAIKKLCQRDDIDAVVTIGSVIEGDTDHDQVVMQHAARKIMDLSLEFNKPVTLGISGPGMTRMAAHERVDYAKRAVEAAVKLVRRL; the protein is encoded by the coding sequence ATGACTATCAGCCTAGGATTTGTTGTAGCTGAATTTAACAGGGATCTGACCTATCAGATGGAACTGCTTGGAAGAGAACACGCGGAGTTCCTGGGGGCAACAGTTAAAGAGACTATTCTTGTCCCAGGGGCCTTTGACATGCCGCTTGCGATCAAGAAGCTTTGCCAAAGGGATGACATTGATGCCGTGGTTACTATAGGATCTGTAATTGAAGGCGATACTGACCATGACCAGGTGGTTATGCAGCACGCGGCACGGAAAATCATGGATCTTTCTCTTGAGTTCAATAAGCCTGTAACTCTCGGAATTTCTGGCCCAGGCATGACCCGCATGGCGGCTCATGAACGTGTGGACTATGCAAAGCGGGCCGTTGAAGCTGCAGTAAAGCTGGTGCGGCGGCTGTGA
- a CDS encoding adenylyltransferase/cytidyltransferase family protein — protein sequence MYPRPGDLLTRILATGTFDLLHPGHIYFLTQARALGDELFVIVARDSNVTHKPKPIVPEEQRLEMVSALGIVDKALLGSEKDMFEPLKHIRPDIIALGYDQRFNAENLEEELAKRGLPANVVRIPLSKECPLCSTGAIIKEVLKRYG from the coding sequence ATATACCCGAGGCCAGGTGATCTGTTGACACGTATACTTGCTACCGGGACTTTTGACCTTCTACACCCCGGACATATTTATTTTCTGACCCAGGCCCGAGCTCTAGGAGATGAGCTTTTCGTTATTGTTGCTAGAGACTCAAATGTGACTCATAAGCCAAAACCAATTGTGCCCGAAGAGCAGCGGCTGGAGATGGTAAGTGCGCTCGGGATAGTAGATAAAGCGCTTTTAGGCAGCGAAAAAGATATGTTTGAACCCCTGAAGCATATCAGGCCGGACATAATTGCCTTGGGTTACGACCAGCGTTTTAACGCCGAAAATCTGGAAGAAGAACTTGCTAAAAGAGGGCTTCCTGCAAATGTGGTAAGGATTCCACTTTCAAAAGAATGCCCACTTTGTAGTACAGGTGCAATCATAAAAGAAGTACTTAAACGGTATGGGTAA
- a CDS encoding pyridoxal phosphate-dependent aminotransferase, with protein sequence MSSARLKRVEESATIRISNIATRMIKEGTDVINFSLGEPDFNTPKNICDAAAKAMYEGKTHYAPSGGIPELRAAIAEKLRTENNLDVTEAGVLVTPGAKQGIFEVMMSVLDDGNQALLFNPAWVTYDACIRFAGAETVWVPTVPEKGFIPDNFEEYITDKTKLIVVNSPGNPTGGVFGKKTLQCIADLAIDHDLIVVSDEIYEKIIYDREHISIGSLDGMQERTITVNGFSKAYAMTGWRLGYLTAPPEILKLLLKIQSHSVSSATTFVQYGGLEALQGPQDSVKAMVDRFKVRRDVLIDGLNKMGFECKKPDGAFYAFANVSEYGNGTQVAERLLKEAQVAVTPGIAFGSSGEDFVRISYATSIDRIREALERLEKVFF encoded by the coding sequence ATGTCATCCGCAAGGCTCAAGCGTGTAGAAGAATCCGCAACGATAAGGATCTCCAATATTGCGACTAGAATGATTAAAGAGGGTACAGACGTAATCAATTTCAGCCTTGGTGAACCTGATTTCAATACCCCTAAGAATATCTGCGATGCTGCGGCAAAGGCTATGTATGAGGGAAAAACCCACTATGCTCCTTCTGGAGGTATTCCTGAACTAAGGGCAGCTATTGCCGAAAAATTGAGGACGGAAAACAACCTCGATGTAACCGAGGCAGGTGTACTTGTCACCCCCGGAGCGAAACAGGGAATTTTTGAGGTAATGATGAGCGTTCTCGATGATGGGAACCAGGCTCTCCTGTTTAACCCTGCATGGGTAACTTATGATGCATGCATACGTTTTGCGGGGGCGGAAACAGTCTGGGTTCCAACAGTTCCTGAAAAAGGTTTCATTCCTGACAATTTTGAAGAGTACATCACTGATAAAACCAAGCTCATTGTTGTCAATAGTCCGGGAAATCCAACAGGTGGGGTCTTTGGAAAAAAGACTTTGCAATGTATCGCGGATCTTGCAATTGACCATGACCTCATAGTGGTTTCGGATGAGATTTATGAGAAAATTATCTATGACAGGGAACATATCAGCATTGGCAGCCTCGATGGAATGCAGGAAAGAACTATCACCGTAAATGGTTTTTCTAAGGCATATGCCATGACAGGCTGGAGACTCGGCTACCTGACTGCTCCTCCTGAAATTCTCAAACTTCTACTTAAAATTCAGTCTCATTCGGTAAGCAGTGCGACTACGTTTGTTCAGTACGGTGGACTTGAAGCCCTTCAGGGCCCTCAGGACAGCGTTAAAGCAATGGTTGACCGTTTCAAAGTACGCCGTGATGTCCTTATCGACGGTCTGAACAAAATGGGGTTTGAATGTAAAAAGCCTGATGGAGCTTTCTATGCTTTTGCTAATGTCAGCGAGTATGGAAACGGGACTCAGGTTGCAGAACGGCTCCTGAAAGAAGCTCAGGTTGCAGTTACGCCTGGAATTGCTTTTGGTTCATCTGGCGAGGATTTCGTAAGGATTTCCTATGCAACATCGATTGACCGAATCAGGGAAGCTCTTGAAAGACTTGAAAAGGTGTTTTTCTAA
- a CDS encoding L-aspartate semialdehyde sulfurtransferase, which yields MVKKSVHEINRKIEDGSVNVVTAEEMVTIVEELGAEGAAKEVDVVTTGTFGAMCSSGLMLNLGHSEPPIKIQKIWFNNVEAYSGLAAVDAYLGAAQISDTRGIQYGGAHVIEDLLRGKEVDVHATSYGTDCYPRKVLDTIISLEDLNEAMLLNPRNAYQKYAAATNSSKRTLHTYMGELLPNFGNVTYSGAGVLSPLSNDPSYETIGMGTRIFMGGAQGYVIGNGTQHSPSSGFGTLMLKGNLKEMNPDYLRAASFTGYGATLYMGVGIPIPILNEKLAAATAVRDEDIVTTIEDYAVGSRDKPVIRKVNYAELRSGSVQIDGKDVPTSSLSSFKNARKIANELKSWVKHGKFFVTMPVERLCTEGVAKPMKETQVVPLVKDVMSSFVVTIKRDQTVQDAAKKIWENSFNHLTVISDGGELVGILTAWDVSKAVAENCFDSVENVMTKKVLTCAPNEPVDLAARRLDRYGVSAMPVIDAQRRVLGIITSDNISKLIARRY from the coding sequence ATGGTTAAAAAATCAGTTCATGAGATTAATAGAAAAATTGAAGATGGAAGCGTCAATGTAGTGACAGCCGAGGAAATGGTCACAATTGTTGAGGAGCTTGGCGCTGAAGGGGCTGCAAAGGAAGTAGATGTAGTTACTACAGGCACATTCGGAGCTATGTGTTCATCCGGCTTGATGCTTAACCTGGGACATTCCGAGCCTCCCATAAAAATCCAGAAGATCTGGTTCAACAATGTAGAAGCATACAGTGGACTGGCAGCCGTAGACGCTTACCTGGGGGCTGCCCAGATCTCAGATACACGGGGAATTCAGTATGGTGGAGCTCATGTTATTGAAGATCTTCTCAGGGGCAAAGAGGTCGATGTTCATGCGACTTCGTATGGGACGGATTGTTATCCAAGGAAAGTACTTGATACGATAATTTCTCTTGAGGACCTTAATGAAGCCATGCTTCTTAACCCAAGGAACGCCTACCAGAAATATGCAGCAGCAACTAACAGTTCTAAAAGGACTCTGCATACTTATATGGGTGAGCTTCTGCCCAATTTCGGAAATGTAACCTATTCGGGGGCAGGAGTCCTCTCTCCTCTCTCAAATGACCCAAGCTATGAAACTATAGGCATGGGAACAAGGATTTTCATGGGAGGAGCCCAGGGCTATGTTATAGGGAATGGAACCCAGCATTCTCCTTCTTCCGGTTTTGGAACTCTCATGCTTAAAGGTAACCTGAAAGAGATGAACCCTGACTATTTGAGAGCTGCTTCCTTTACCGGATACGGAGCTACTCTTTACATGGGAGTTGGAATTCCTATCCCTATCCTCAACGAAAAACTCGCTGCTGCTACTGCAGTTCGTGATGAGGATATTGTAACCACCATTGAGGACTATGCTGTGGGAAGCAGGGACAAGCCGGTTATCAGAAAGGTAAATTATGCTGAACTCCGGTCAGGTTCGGTGCAGATTGACGGAAAAGACGTGCCCACATCTTCCCTTTCCAGTTTCAAGAACGCGAGAAAGATCGCAAACGAGTTAAAGTCGTGGGTTAAGCATGGGAAATTCTTTGTCACCATGCCCGTGGAAAGACTGTGTACCGAAGGAGTTGCCAAACCCATGAAAGAGACTCAGGTCGTACCTCTCGTAAAAGATGTGATGTCCAGTTTTGTTGTGACCATCAAAAGAGATCAAACTGTCCAGGACGCTGCAAAGAAAATCTGGGAGAACTCTTTCAACCATCTGACTGTGATTTCTGATGGTGGGGAATTGGTTGGGATCCTGACTGCTTGGGATGTCTCGAAGGCTGTTGCAGAGAATTGCTTTGATTCGGTGGAGAATGTTATGACGAAAAAGGTGCTGACCTGCGCTCCGAACGAGCCTGTAGATCTTGCAGCCAGGCGGCTGGACCGTTACGGGGTATCTGCAATGCCGGTGATCGATGCTCAAAGGCGGGTTCTTGGAATAATAACGAGTGACAATATCAGCAAACTCATTGCAAGGAGGTACTGA
- a CDS encoding DUF166 domain-containing protein translates to MKILVLYSGELGKKVIQNLINPGNFCVSCGELCNHCRQARKSYANLIVGIHEFPQDLPTFIEEPEQYMPQKLPECDLILAIGIHPDLLTALPDVVKKTKAKAVIAPAEDSKKTPAGVLEQLKKELEAIGVEFEGPKPFCALEKTGKPVIDAFVDLGFGKPVLRIEMSPDGKMFIGAGVLRDAPCGSTWFVAKKLGWTDTVEYKETISGAHHSYPCTASMDKDPQLGDTILHKAGYIIREAVEDAMECAKKEKARLSAVCGDEISSSSF, encoded by the coding sequence ATGAAGATCCTCGTACTCTACTCAGGCGAACTTGGAAAAAAAGTTATCCAGAACCTTATAAATCCTGGAAATTTCTGCGTGTCCTGCGGAGAACTCTGTAACCACTGCAGGCAGGCCAGGAAGTCATATGCGAACCTGATTGTAGGAATCCATGAATTTCCTCAAGACCTGCCCACGTTTATAGAAGAGCCCGAGCAGTACATGCCTCAAAAACTTCCGGAATGTGATCTGATACTTGCTATTGGTATCCACCCAGACCTTCTTACAGCTCTTCCGGACGTTGTGAAGAAAACGAAGGCAAAAGCCGTGATCGCACCTGCTGAAGACTCAAAGAAAACTCCTGCAGGGGTTCTTGAACAGCTTAAAAAAGAGCTTGAAGCTATTGGAGTTGAGTTTGAAGGTCCAAAGCCTTTCTGCGCTCTTGAAAAAACCGGTAAACCTGTCATAGACGCGTTTGTTGACCTTGGTTTTGGGAAGCCTGTACTCAGAATTGAGATGAGCCCTGATGGGAAGATGTTTATCGGAGCAGGCGTTCTCAGGGATGCCCCTTGCGGTTCCACCTGGTTTGTGGCAAAAAAGCTCGGCTGGACTGATACTGTCGAATATAAGGAGACTATCTCAGGTGCTCATCACTCGTATCCCTGTACCGCCAGCATGGACAAAGACCCTCAGCTTGGGGACACTATCCTTCACAAGGCCGGGTATATCATTAGGGAAGCTGTTGAAGACGCAATGGAATGTGCAAAAAAGGAAAAAGCCCGATTGTCCGCAGTTTGCGGGGATGAAATCTCAAGTTCTAGCTTCTGA
- the ribC gene encoding riboflavin synthase, whose translation MPTIGIADTTFARYNMGRAAIDEIQKNVSVKIKRVTVPGIKDLPVAAKKLIEEEGCDIVMALGMPGAKEQDKICAHEASQGIIMAQLMTNTHIIEVFVHENEGKDEKELAFLMDRRTREHALNVIKLLFKPEKLIREAGTGQRQGFEDAGPLRT comes from the coding sequence ATGCCCACAATAGGAATTGCAGATACTACGTTCGCACGCTATAATATGGGGCGTGCGGCAATTGATGAGATACAAAAAAACGTATCTGTAAAAATCAAAAGAGTAACCGTGCCAGGGATAAAGGACCTTCCGGTCGCAGCCAAAAAACTTATTGAAGAAGAAGGGTGCGATATCGTTATGGCGCTTGGCATGCCTGGAGCTAAAGAACAGGATAAAATTTGTGCTCATGAAGCTTCTCAGGGCATTATTATGGCCCAGCTCATGACCAACACCCATATTATCGAGGTCTTTGTCCATGAAAATGAAGGAAAGGACGAAAAGGAACTTGCTTTCCTTATGGACAGAAGGACTCGAGAGCACGCTTTAAACGTAATCAAACTGCTCTTCAAGCCTGAAAAGTTAATTCGAGAAGCCGGTACCGGCCAAAGGCAAGGCTTTGAAGACGCAGGTCCATTAAGAACATGA
- a CDS encoding Ig-like domain-containing protein: protein MRKTMLKTICIFTLVFFVLSMTGAACSNSYKNSCNTKTDAINDSYSISLKTCPNTAYCFKYDTLLKNDKGCNLKVTTTGTYKTKLGGKVTVYSDGKFCYKASSTCCSKKCCTCTDTFTYKIKGKDGKTDCATATLKLKCPTC from the coding sequence ATGCGAAAAACTATGCTTAAGACAATCTGTATTTTCACATTAGTCTTTTTTGTCCTGTCAATGACAGGAGCTGCATGCAGTAACAGTTATAAAAACAGTTGTAATACAAAAACCGATGCAATAAATGATAGTTATAGTATTAGTCTTAAAACATGTCCAAATACTGCTTATTGCTTTAAATATGATACTTTACTTAAGAATGATAAAGGATGCAACCTTAAAGTTACAACTACCGGAACTTACAAGACCAAACTGGGCGGAAAAGTGACAGTTTATAGTGACGGTAAATTCTGCTATAAAGCATCATCAACATGTTGCTCCAAAAAATGTTGTACTTGCACGGACACTTTCACATACAAGATAAAAGGTAAAGATGGAAAAACCGACTGTGCAACCGCTACGCTGAAACTCAAATGTCCCACCTGCTAA
- a CDS encoding mechanosensitive ion channel family protein, protein MSFETVMKQVIPYTEITVSRLIFAAIVLVMGFVLSKYIIRIFRRGIQKTKIPDLTVQFLTHFLSILLYVIVILIFLKSLNFDVDSYIVGVSAAIGIVLGLGLQDTFTNLTAGVCVAAIRPIDTGEIVTVNEQTGKVRSVGLMSTELLTLDNQLITIPNKLVWGSSIVNMTRMPTRRVSVNVGISYSSSLEKATEIALNLMKTHPLVLKEPEPAVVTTELANSSINLQLRAWAKTGEMVTVKNDLVAGIFDAYTKEGIEIPFPQMDINIKEIKPKEIKPKESGKHITEPDMTALEEKIVLEEGRDVEGLY, encoded by the coding sequence ATGAGCTTTGAGACAGTAATGAAGCAGGTAATTCCATATACAGAGATCACGGTATCCAGGCTGATTTTTGCAGCAATAGTGCTCGTCATGGGGTTTGTTTTATCAAAGTATATTATTCGTATTTTCAGAAGAGGAATACAGAAAACAAAGATTCCGGACCTTACTGTTCAATTTCTCACCCATTTTTTAAGTATCCTCCTTTATGTAATTGTCATTCTTATTTTCTTGAAGAGTCTGAATTTTGACGTGGATAGCTATATAGTAGGAGTTTCTGCAGCAATAGGCATTGTTCTCGGACTTGGCCTGCAGGATACCTTTACGAACCTGACTGCTGGAGTATGTGTTGCCGCAATCAGGCCTATTGATACGGGAGAAATTGTAACCGTGAACGAACAGACAGGAAAAGTGAGATCTGTAGGGCTCATGTCAACCGAGCTCCTGACTCTTGACAACCAGCTCATAACAATCCCGAATAAGCTTGTATGGGGAAGTTCTATTGTTAATATGACACGAATGCCTACAAGAAGAGTGTCGGTTAATGTAGGAATAAGTTACTCCTCAAGCCTTGAAAAAGCTACAGAGATAGCACTCAATCTAATGAAAACACACCCCCTTGTCCTTAAGGAACCCGAACCCGCAGTCGTAACTACCGAACTTGCCAATTCCTCGATAAATTTGCAGCTCAGGGCATGGGCAAAAACAGGAGAAATGGTAACCGTAAAGAATGACCTTGTTGCAGGAATATTTGACGCTTATACGAAAGAAGGAATTGAGATTCCGTTCCCCCAGATGGATATAAATATAAAAGAAATTAAACCAAAAGAAATTAAACCAAAAGAAAGTGGGAAACACATAACGGAACCGGATATGACAGCGCTGGAAGAAAAAATTGTACTTGAAGAGGGGCGCGATGTGGAAGGATTATATTAA
- a CDS encoding pyridoxal-phosphate-dependent aminotransferase family protein, translating to MDLEDTLLMMPGPVTVTPRVLRAMSKPMINHRSAEFAGIYTDCREILSSIFQTKNDIFVLSGSGTAGMEAAVGSSVGSGDKVVAIENGKFGERFKDIAAIYGEVVPVVFEWGQPVNLEVVKEKLEEGAKAITLVHNETSAGILNPAAEIGKLAKKHDALFIMDGVTSLGGDDVKVDEWGVDIAVVGSQKCLAAPPGLSVVSVSEKAFEVMKDVTKRPYYNDLLAYKKSGDKPKAETPYTPAIPLFYALQEALHIVKEEGMEARIKRHRVLSEAIRAAVAELNIEMFPQLNEYSHYSNTVSAMKAPTDVTGEDIKSDMKARGVIIAGGQERLKNKIFRIGCMGNVTGRDVLSTIQQLEIVLNKHGYIDRLGAGVEAANRVLDRA from the coding sequence ATGGATCTGGAAGATACCCTTCTCATGATGCCTGGCCCCGTAACTGTTACACCCAGAGTCCTTAGAGCTATGTCAAAACCGATGATCAACCATCGAAGTGCGGAATTTGCCGGAATTTATACTGATTGCAGGGAAATCCTTTCCAGCATTTTCCAGACAAAGAATGATATTTTCGTGCTCAGTGGCTCTGGAACGGCAGGAATGGAAGCTGCTGTCGGTTCTTCGGTTGGAAGCGGAGACAAAGTTGTTGCCATAGAAAATGGAAAGTTTGGAGAGCGGTTTAAAGACATTGCAGCTATCTATGGAGAAGTTGTTCCAGTTGTATTCGAATGGGGTCAGCCGGTTAACCTTGAGGTTGTCAAGGAAAAACTCGAAGAAGGGGCAAAAGCCATCACTCTTGTCCACAACGAGACATCTGCAGGCATTCTCAACCCTGCAGCAGAAATTGGCAAACTTGCTAAAAAGCATGATGCCCTCTTTATTATGGACGGTGTGACTTCCCTTGGAGGAGATGATGTAAAGGTTGATGAGTGGGGAGTTGACATTGCAGTTGTAGGCTCACAGAAGTGTCTTGCAGCTCCTCCTGGACTTTCAGTTGTTTCCGTAAGTGAAAAGGCTTTTGAGGTTATGAAGGATGTAACTAAAAGGCCATACTATAACGACCTACTTGCATATAAAAAGAGTGGAGATAAGCCCAAAGCAGAAACACCTTACACTCCTGCAATTCCTCTCTTCTATGCGCTTCAGGAGGCTCTGCACATCGTAAAGGAGGAAGGAATGGAGGCAAGGATTAAGAGACACAGAGTCCTTTCTGAAGCCATAAGGGCAGCAGTTGCCGAACTGAACATTGAGATGTTCCCGCAGCTTAACGAATACAGCCATTACTCTAACACTGTCTCTGCTATGAAGGCTCCCACAGATGTTACTGGTGAGGATATAAAGAGTGATATGAAGGCAAGAGGCGTAATTATTGCAGGCGGGCAGGAACGTCTTAAAAACAAGATTTTCAGAATAGGCTGCATGGGTAATGTGACCGGAAGGGATGTGCTTTCAACCATCCAGCAGCTGGAAATTGTGTTGAATAAGCATGGCTACATTGATCGCCTGGGAGCAGGTGTAGAAGCTGCAAACAGGGTTCTTGACAGAGCCTGA
- a CDS encoding class I SAM-dependent methyltransferase, translated as MESLNKICAMADWDDPELLEMMKDVLNLDIGKYPELLETRHRKHWEWAIGMLAMKKAGKMDNNCNFLGIGSGSEAPVFYLTNHAKYVFSTDLYTITSRRWKEANTDMLTNPERFAPSQFNRKRLGVQIMSGTNIHFDDNTFDAVFSYSSIEHFGGKDAAAKSMKEIERVLKPGGVASIATEIFVCPESRELYRERKIHCQFPLRLFRRYSIFSEMFTHEELEQYLLASTNMKPLWPIDYSVEKSDLERAVNYPNSKTDKVHIFLNLKGILWGSIHIALVK; from the coding sequence ATGGAAAGTTTAAACAAAATTTGTGCGATGGCAGACTGGGATGATCCGGAACTGTTGGAGATGATGAAGGATGTACTCAATCTTGACATCGGAAAGTACCCTGAGCTTCTAGAGACTCGGCACCGGAAGCACTGGGAGTGGGCCATCGGAATGTTGGCAATGAAGAAGGCTGGTAAGATGGATAATAATTGCAACTTCTTGGGAATAGGAAGTGGCAGTGAAGCACCCGTTTTTTACCTAACTAACCATGCAAAATACGTCTTTAGTACAGACTTGTACACTATCACTTCCAGAAGGTGGAAGGAAGCAAACACAGATATGTTGACAAACCCAGAACGATTTGCTCCGAGTCAATTTAATCGCAAACGGCTTGGCGTACAAATTATGAGCGGCACCAATATTCATTTTGATGACAATACTTTCGATGCAGTTTTCAGCTATTCTTCGATAGAGCACTTTGGTGGGAAAGATGCGGCTGCAAAATCTATGAAAGAGATCGAGCGAGTGTTGAAGCCTGGAGGCGTTGCCAGTATTGCGACCGAGATCTTCGTCTGCCCTGAATCGAGAGAATTGTATAGGGAGCGTAAGATTCATTGCCAATTTCCTCTCCGTCTATTTAGGCGCTACAGTATATTTTCGGAAATGTTTACACATGAGGAGTTGGAACAATATCTTTTAGCATCAACGAATATGAAGCCTCTTTGGCCCATCGACTACAGTGTGGAAAAGAGTGATCTAGAAAGGGCTGTAAACTATCCAAATTCCAAAACTGATAAGGTACATATTTTCCTTAATTTGAAGGGCATTCTCTGGGGGTCCATTCATATAGCTCTGGTTAAATAA
- a CDS encoding CBS domain-containing protein: MQLPTPEDLKKRRNELGLTQSDLAKRAGVSQPLIARIESGDVDPRLSTVRKILDAFEEVEKEQQIIIIDLMHSPVIHVSPSDSVEEVVNLMQKYGFSQVPVLDRGIPVGSVSEDMIVKLMAESKKKSISQLKVSEIMGEAFPTVSPGISISVVSHMLEGNPAVLVLEKGAVIGVVTKHDVMTLLQG, encoded by the coding sequence ATGCAGCTTCCAACACCCGAAGATCTTAAAAAAAGAAGAAATGAACTCGGGCTTACCCAGAGCGATCTGGCTAAAAGGGCAGGAGTAAGTCAGCCCCTTATAGCTCGTATAGAATCGGGAGACGTAGATCCCAGGCTTTCGACTGTCAGGAAAATCCTTGACGCTTTTGAGGAAGTTGAAAAGGAACAGCAGATTATTATAATAGATCTGATGCATTCCCCTGTAATTCATGTTTCACCAAGTGATTCTGTGGAAGAAGTAGTAAACCTGATGCAGAAGTATGGTTTTTCACAGGTCCCTGTGCTTGATAGGGGCATTCCGGTTGGAAGTGTTTCCGAAGACATGATAGTGAAATTGATGGCCGAAAGTAAGAAAAAATCAATTTCCCAGTTGAAAGTTTCTGAGATAATGGGAGAGGCCTTCCCAACAGTGTCTCCAGGTATATCTATCTCAGTAGTGTCGCACATGCTGGAAGGAAACCCTGCCGTACTGGTATTAGAAAAAGGAGCAGTTATCGGCGTCGTGACGAAACATGATGTAATGACGCTTCTCCAGGGTTAA
- a CDS encoding Mth938-like domain-containing protein has translation MKPKIDSTSFGSITVNGETFKYDILIRLNGQVEKREKGLSKELYGTSHKISLEEAKHIYEEGTEKILIGTGQTGFVKLSEEAENFFTEKKCGVELFPTPWAIERWNELEGRITAMFHITC, from the coding sequence ATGAAGCCAAAGATTGATTCCACGAGTTTTGGTTCTATTACTGTAAATGGAGAGACTTTTAAATATGACATACTTATTCGCCTCAATGGACAGGTAGAAAAAAGAGAGAAAGGACTGTCAAAGGAGCTATATGGAACTTCCCATAAAATCTCGCTTGAGGAAGCAAAGCACATTTATGAGGAAGGGACAGAAAAAATCCTTATAGGAACCGGGCAGACAGGTTTTGTTAAACTATCTGAGGAAGCTGAAAATTTTTTTACCGAAAAAAAGTGTGGAGTAGAACTCTTTCCGACACCATGGGCAATTGAACGCTGGAACGAGCTTGAAGGCAGGATCACTGCCATGTTCCATATAACATGTTAA
- a CDS encoding 4Fe-4S binding protein — protein MKIKITIPTERIHNPIISESIVETGILINIMVANIDSTYGELIADVNDLKFDKIKNALESRGAIVSILDRPIHRDEEECIDCGACISVCPMNVYSFDDSWNVLVDEKKCIQCGVCIKMCPHGALKLGE, from the coding sequence GTGAAAATCAAGATCACCATTCCTACTGAAAGAATCCATAACCCTATCATTTCCGAGTCCATAGTCGAAACCGGAATCCTGATTAATATAATGGTTGCAAATATCGACTCAACCTATGGGGAATTAATAGCTGACGTGAATGACCTCAAGTTCGATAAAATCAAAAATGCCCTGGAATCGAGAGGAGCTATAGTTTCCATTCTGGACAGACCTATTCATAGGGATGAGGAAGAATGTATCGATTGTGGAGCCTGTATTTCGGTCTGCCCTATGAATGTGTATTCTTTTGACGACTCCTGGAATGTCCTGGTAGATGAAAAGAAATGCATCCAGTGCGGCGTGTGCATTAAGATGTGTCCTCATGGAGCTTTGAAACTGGGAGAATGA